In Prunus dulcis chromosome 1, ALMONDv2, whole genome shotgun sequence, the following are encoded in one genomic region:
- the LOC117615176 gene encoding 60S ribosomal protein L27a-3 — MTTRFKKNRKKRGHVSAGHGRIGKHRKHPGGRGNAGGMHHHRILFDKYHPGYFGKVGMRYFHKLRNKFYCPIVNVDKLWSLLPQEAKDKATKDSAPLIDVTQYGFFKVLGKGALPQNQPVVVKAKLISKTAEKKIKEAGGAVVLTA; from the coding sequence atgacgACCCGATTCAAGAAGAACCGCAAGAAGAGAGGCCACGTCAGCGCCGGGCATGGTCGTATCGGCAAGCACCGCAAGCATCCTGGAGGTCGCGGTAATGCCGGAGGCATGCACCACCACCGCATCCTCTTCGACAAGTACCATCCGGGGTATTTTGGTAAAGTTGGTATGCGCTACTTCCACAAGCTCCGCAACAAGTTCTACTGCCCCATCGTCAACGTCGACAAGCTCTGGTCTCTCCTCCCCCAGGAGGCCAAGGATAAGGCCACCAAGGACAGCGCGCCGTTGATCGACGTCACCCAGTACGGCTTCTTCAAGGTCCTGGGAAAGGGCGCTTTGCCGCAGAACCAGCCCGTTGTGGTCAAGGCCAAGCTCATCTCCAAGACAGCTGAGAAGAAGATCAAGGAAGCTGGTGGTGCTGTTGTGCTCACAGCTTAG
- the LOC117616650 gene encoding uncharacterized protein LOC117616650, translated as MAVVLGNLALLLDVSSPRTIILDRKTRPVALDALLNLNLNLPKRDSHSHAHNGFVVAKGFDSDGETRSQRVVARGKANSKVNGVDFDRDEEGNGNGNGEDQDPFDWEKEMRKRVKEIEERKELVKKAEELQSQIEEDYEDDGREETEQEKRMRVRKELEKVAKEQAERRATAQLMFELGQKAYGRGMYGRAIEFLEGALTIIPRPTLFGGEIQIWLAMAYEANNRHDDCIDLYTLLEKKHPSVSIRRQAAELRYILQAPKLKITQEEMVTIPLIGSSYDSYAGTWSDKYKDKDERSSGTITNQLPSSKDYFGDFMVWRPPIGLEKNQVFWISLTLWLGLVGAALFLQN; from the exons ATGGCCGTTGTTCTCGGAAACCTAGCTCTGCTACTAGACGTGTCGTCGCCTAGGACCATAATACTAGACCGGAAGACTCGTCCGGTGGCGCTTGATGCTCTTTTGAACCTGAACTTGAACTTGCCTAAGAGGGACTCTCACAGTCACGCGCACAACGGCTTTGTCGTGGCCAAGGGGTTTGACTCGGACGGGGAGACTCGGAGCCAACGAGTCGTGGCTCGGGGCAAAGCGAATTCTAAAGTAAACGGCGTGGACTTTGACAGGGACGAGGAGGGTAACGGTAACGGGAATGGGGAAGATCAGGATCCGTTCGATTGGGAGAAGGAAATGCGGAAGAGGGTGAAGGAGATCGAAGAGAGGAAGGAGTTGGTTAAGAAAGCCGAGGAATTGCAGAGCCAGATAGAGGAGGATTATGAAGACGACGGCAGAGAAGAGACGGAGCAAGAGAAGCGGATGAGAGTGAGGAAAGAGCTGGAAAAG GTGGCTAAGGAGCAAGCAGAGCGGAGAGCCACGGCGCAGTTGATGTTTGAGTTGGGGCAGAAGGCTTATGGAAGGGGCATGTACGGTCGTGCCATTGAGTTTTTAGAAGGCGCACTCACAATCATTCCTAGGCCTACGTTATTTGGTGGTGAG ATACAAATTTGGCTTGCTATGGCCTATGAGGCTAATAACCGCCATGACGATTGCATTGATCTTTACACGCTATTGGAGAAGAAGCACCCCAGTGTCAGCATCAGACGCCAAGCAGCAGAGCTTCGCTACATTTTGCAAGCGCCAAAGCTCAAGATAACCCAAGAAGAGATGGTAACCATACCACTCATTGGTTCTAGTTATGACAG CTACGCCGGAACGTGGAGTGATAAATACAAGGACAAGGATGAGAGGAGCAGTGGGACAATAACCAATCAGCTCCCGTCTTCAAAAGACTATTTCGGGGACTTTATGGTATGGCGACCTCCAATTGGACTGGAGAAAAACCAAGTCTTTTGGATAAGTTTGACGTTGTGGTTGGGTTTAGTTGGAGCTGCCCTCTTTCTTCAAAACTGA
- the LOC117638631 gene encoding protein DETOXIFICATION 29, giving the protein MEDKKQPLLSPRDEFGDADRDQLHDQLESFPATAHPSFISNASFTPDADDIPPILSFRDFFREFYKETKKLWYLAGPAIFTSLCQYSLGAITQVFAGQVGTLELAAVSIENSVIAGFSFGVMLGMGSALETLCGQAFGAGQLDMLGIYMQRSWVILNTTGVLLCFLYIFAQQLLRLIGQTAEISKAAGVFAIWMIPQLFAYAMNFPIAKFLQAQSKIMVMAAIAAVALVLHTVFSWLLMLKLGWALVGGAVVLNVSWWFIVLAQLIYIFSGTCGRAWVGFSWKAFQNLWSFVKLSLASAIMLCLEVWYFMALILFAGYLKNAEVSVDGLSICMNILGWTVMIAMGMNAAISVRVSNELGAAHPRTAKFSLVVAVVTSFFIGVLLSLILIIFKDKYPALFSSDSEVKALVKQLTPLLATCIVINNIQPVLSGVAIGAGWQAAVAYVNVACYYVIGVPLGLIMGYKLDWGVKGIWIGMLMGTVLQTCVLFVMIYKTNWNKEASIAEDRIRKWGGHIDTDDKQNNGGNKVEI; this is encoded by the exons ATGGAGGATAAGAAGCAGCCACTTCTGTCGCCGAGAGACGAGTTTGGTGATGCTGATCGTGATCAGCTACATGACCAACTAGAGTCCTTCCCTGCAACCGCACACCCTTCTTTCATTTCCAACGCCTCCTTCACTCCCGATGCCGACGACATCCCTCCCATCCTCAGCTTCCGCGATTTCTTCCGCGAGTTCTACAAAGAAACGAAGAAGCTGTGGTACCTCGCTGGCCCCGCAATCTTCACCTCCCTCTGCCAGTACTCCCTCGGTGCCATCACCCAAGTCTTCGCCGGCCAGGTCGGTACCTTAGAGCTCGCCGCCGTCTCCATTGAAAACTCCGTCATCGCCGGGTTCTCCTTCGGCGTAATG CTTGGAATGGGGAGTGCGCTGGAGACGCTGTGCGGGCAAGCGTTCGGGGCTGGACAGCTGGACATGTTAGGGATATACATGCAGAGGTCATGGGTGATCCTGAACACGACGGGCGTGCTCTTATGCTTTCTATACATCTTCGCCCAACAGCTGCTCCGGCTGATAGGGCAGACCGCCGAGATATCTAAGGCGGCGGGAGTGTTCGCCATCTGGATGATACCGCAGCTGTTCGCGTACGCCATGAATTTCCCGATAGCGAAGTTCCTGCAGGCGCAGAGCAAGATCATGGTGATGGCGGCCATAGCCGCGGTGGCTCTGGTTCTGCACACGGTGTTCAGCTGGCTGTTGATGCTGAAGCTGGGGTGGGCCCTGGTGGGTGGGGCCGTGGTGCTGAACGTGTCTTGGTGGTTCATCGTGTTGGCACAGTTGATTTACATCTTCTCAGGGACTTGTGGTCGAGCCTGGGTTGGGTTCTCGTGGAAGGCCTTTCAGAATCTTTGGAGTTTTGTGAAGCTGTCTCTCGCATCTGCAATCATGCTCTG TTTGGAAGTGTGGTATTTTATGGCACTAATTCTATTTGCGGGGTATCTAAAGAACGCAGAAGTTTCCGTGGATGGCCTGTCCATATG CATGAACATATTGGGATGGACGGTGATGATTGCTATGGGCATGAACGCAGCGATCAG TGTGAGAGTTTCAAATGAACTAGGAGCAGCTCACCCAAGAACAGCAAAGTTCTCATTAGTGGTGGCCGTAGTGACTTCTTTTTTCATTGGCGTTCTCCTCTCGctcatcctcatcatcttcaAAGACAAGTACCCCGCCTTGTTTTCCAGCGACTCGGAGGTTAAGGCCCTCGTGAAGCAGCTCACACCATTGCTAGCAACCTGCATTGTCATAAACAACATCCAGCCTGTTCTCTCTGGGGTTGCCATTGGAGCTGGATGGCAAGCTGCAGTGGCTTATGTGAACGTAGCTTGTTACTACGTAATTGGGGTTCCCTTGGGCCTAATTATGGGTTACAAGCTTGACTGGGGTGTTAAG GGCATTTGGATTGGGATGCTGATGGGGACAGTCCTTCAGACGTGCGTCCTATTCGTGATGATTTATAAAACCAACTGGAACAAGGAG GCTTCCATAGCTGAAGATAGGATAAGGAAATGGGGAGGGCATATAGATACAGATGACAAACAGAACAACGGTGGAAACAAAGTAGAAATTTGA
- the LOC117614747 gene encoding ABC transporter B family member 26, chloroplastic — protein sequence MSLSPSTMVKPLCNLHAPLLSSFHHKQPLILLTPQKLHHFTSATRTSTKPRLSLSPHYSNSRRFRFSPPKSTSINGYAAEEYKNDPRETEVELLERLRRLFAFLRSILPGGTWWSFSDEAQIRIFAKPVTVVRALTRMWGLVSRDRWVIFAAFSALIVAALSEISIPHYLTASIFTAQSGEVAVFRQNVRLLLLLCVVSGICSGIRGCCFGIANMLLVKRMRETLYSSLLLQDIFFFDTETVGDLTSRLGADCQQVSRVIGNDLNMILRNVLQGTGAMIYLLILSWPLGLCILVICSTLAAIMLIYGRYQKKAAKLTQEFTASANEVAQETFSLVRTVRVYGTEKQELGRYKLWLGKLADISLRQSAAYGFWNLSFNALYHSTQVIAVLVGGMSILAGHITAEKLTKFILYSEWLIYSTWWVGDNLSSLMQSVGASEKVFQLMDLLPSDQFISEGSRLQRLVGHVEFVNVSFHYATRPTVPVLQSISLSVKPNEVVAIVGLSGSGKSTLVNLLLRLYEPTNGQILIDGFPLQELDVKWWRERIGFVGQEPKLFRMDISSNISYGCTRDIITQEDVEWAAKQAYAHDFILALPNGYHTLVDDDLLSGGQKQRIAIARAILRDPTILILDEATSALDAESEHNVKGVLRAVRSDKTTRRTVMVIAHRLSTIQAADRIVVMDAGRIVETGSHRDLLVDDGLYARLTRRQADAVA from the exons atgtctctctctccttcaaCTATGGTCAAGCCACTCTGCAACTTACACGCtccccttctctcttctttccaCCACAAACAACCTCTCATCTTATTAACCCCTCAGAAACTCCACCATTTCACCTCCGCAACCAGAACCAGTACGAAACCTcgcctttctctctctccccattaCTCTAATTCCAGACGCTTTCGTTTCTCTCCCCCAAAATCAACCTCCATCAATGGCTACGCAGCCGAAGAGTACAAGAACGATCCCAGAGAAACGGAGGTCGAGCTCCTCGAAAGGCTCCGGAGACTTTTCGCTTTTCTCCGCTCAATTTTGCCCGGCGGGACTTGGTGGAGCTTCTCCGATGAAGCTCAAATTAGAATATTCGCGAAGCCGGTGACTGTGGTGCGCGCTCTTACTCGGATGTGGGGCTTGGTTTCTCGAGACCGTTGGGTTATCTTTGCCGCTTTCTCTGCCCTAATTGTCGCTGCG CTTTCGGAGATATCCATACCGCATTACTTGACGGCGTCAATATTTACGGCACAGAGCGGGGAAGTCGCTGTGTTCCGTCAGAATGTGCGGCTCTTGCTGCTTCTTTGTGTAGTTTCGGGAATTTGCAG TGGTATACGAGGATGCTGTTTTGGCATTGCAAATATGCTTCTT GTCAAGCGAATGAGGGAAACACTATACTCTTCACTTCTTCTTCAG GATATATTCTTTTTTGACACTGAAACAGTTGGTGATTTGACAAGTAGGCTTGGGGCAGATTGTCAGCAAGTATCACGGGTTATTGGAAATGATCTGAATATGATATTACGCAATGTTCTTCAG GGGACAGGTGCGATGATCTACTTGTTAATTTTGTCATGGCCTCTTGGTTTATGTATATTGGTGATATGCTCTACTTTAGCAGCAATTATGCTGATTTATGGCCG GTACCAGAAAAAGGCAGCAAAGCTAACTCAGGAGTTCACTGCTTCTGCCAATGAG GTTGCGCAAGAGACATTCTCTTTGGTGAGAACTGTTCGTGTTTATGGaacagaaaaacaagaacTTGGAAG GTACAAGCTGTGGCTGGGGAAATTGGCTGATATAAGCTTGCGACaaagtgctgcatatggtttttggaatttgagcTTCAATGCTCTTTATCACTCAACACAG GTCATTGCTGTGCTGGTAGGAGGAATGTCTATTCTTGCTGGTCATATTACAGCAGAGAAACTTACAAAGTTTATATTGTACAGCGAGTGGCTAATTTATTCAACATGGTGGGTGGGGGACAATTTATCCTCTCTGATGCAATCTGTTGGGGCAAGTGAAAAAGTCTTCCAATTAATGGATCTCTTGCCTAGTGACCAATTTATATCAGAAG GCTCAAGGTTGCAAAGACTGGTTGGACATGTTGAGTTTGTAAATGTTTCTTTTCATTATGCTACAAGACCAACG GTACCTGTACTGCAAAGCATCAGCTTATCGGTGAAGCCTAATGAAGTGGTTGCTATT GTTGGTCTTAGTGGTAGTGGAAAAAGCACACTGGTGAATCTTTTGCTCCGTCTTTATGAGCCAACAAATGGTCAG ATTTTGATTGATGGTTTTCCTCTACAAGAGTTAGACGTCAAGTGGTGGAGGGAAAGAATCGGATTTGTCGGACAG GAACCCAAACTTTTTCGGATGGATATCAGTTCAAACATTAGTTATGGATGTACTAGAGATATTATTACACAGGAGGATGTTGAATGGGCTGCCAAGCAGGCTTATGCACATGATTTCATTTTAGCCCTGCCCAATGGTTATCATACGCTTGTTGATGATGATTTACTCAGTGGGGGACAAAAGCAACGAATTGCCATTGCCAGGGCTATTCTTAGGGACCCAACCATTTTGATCCTCGATGAAGCCACTAGTGCACTGGATGCAGAGAGTGAACACAATGTCAAG GGTGTTCTTCGCGCTGTCAGAAGTGACAAGACAACGAGGAGAACTGTCATGGTTATTGCACACAG GCTTTCTACCATACAAGCTGCTGACAGGATAGTGGTAATGGATGCTGGTAGAATTGTTGAG ACTGGCAGTCATAGGGATCTTCTTGTTGACGATGGCCTCTACGCACGACTGACTAGAAGACAAGCTGATGCTGTGGCATGA
- the LOC117616584 gene encoding zinc finger BED domain-containing protein RICESLEEPER 2-like, whose product MGHWGNGSLLLEGKYMHIRCCAHIVNLIVRDGLKKLEKSILCIRNAVKYVRSSPKRLEDFKSCVKKEQIECKGLVVLDVPTRWNSTYMMLEASLKFEKAFWRMGEDDEGPYISWFGEDEPDVEDGGVMSHYPRKREGPPTNEDWNNACTFVNFLKVFYDATLKMSVTLHPASHTTFHDLIAMEEEIEDLLMEEEEILSETQTSKVLKDMALNMKMKFKKYWGDLDKLNQILMVALVLDPRYKLGNLEFILKSRFENAEDAVKKKNEIKEILKKLYEEYVMPPPPPPPPPSTQSSSYSSDTTTMNTSSSLN is encoded by the coding sequence ATGGGCCATTGGGGAAACGGTAGTCTTCTACTAGAGGGAAAGTATATGCACATTAGGTGTTGTGCTCATATTGTGAATTTAATAGTTCGTGATGGGTTGAAGAAGTTGGAAAAAAGCATATTGTGTATAAGAAATGCGGTGAAGTATGTAAGATCTTCTCCCAAAAGGTTAGAAGACTTTAAGAGTTGCGTTAAGAAAGAGCAAATTGAATGCAAAGGGCTTGTGGTGTTGGATGTGCCAACAAGGTGGAATTCCACATATATGATGTTGGAAGCCTCCTTAAAGTTTGAAAAGGCCTTTTGGAGAATgggagaagatgatgaaggtCCATATATTTCTTGGTTTGGTGAAGATGAACCGGATGTCGAAGATGGGGGGGTTATGTCTCATTACCCTAGAAAGAGGGAAGGGCCACCAACTAATGAGGATTGGAACAATGCTTGTAcctttgtgaattttttaaagGTATTTTATGATGCTACATTGAAGATGAGTGTCACTTTGCATCCCGCTTCCCACACCACATTTCATGACTTGATTgcaatggaagaagaaattgaggaTTTGTTGATGGAAGAGGAGGAAATATTAAGTGAAACCCAAACCTCCAAGGTTTTGAAGGACATGGCACTTAACATGAAGATGAAGTTTAAAAAGTATTGGGGTGACCTTGATAAATTGAACCAAATTTTGATGGTTGCTCTTGTTCTTGACCCTCGATACAAATTGGGGAACTTAGAGTTTATCTTGAAAAGTCGGTTTGAGAATGCGGAAGATGCGgttaagaagaagaatgagatCAAAGAGATTTTAAAGAAGCTTTATGAAGAGTACGTcatgccaccaccaccaccaccaccaccaccatctaCTCAAAGTAGTAGTTATTCTAGTGATACTACTACAATGAATACAAGTAGTAGCCTAAACTGA